One Mycoplasma wenyonii str. Massachusetts DNA window includes the following coding sequences:
- the upp gene encoding uracil phosphoribosyltransferase → MAVVVSKNNLVQDWLIKVRDKNSDSVTFGNNLKKITLALATEAHSEFPMEDTTVESPFVSCPAKKISKPITVIPVLRSGLAMSDALQTFFEDCQTVHVGIYRDTNLNAVSYYEKFPEGIENSKVILCDPLIATAVTLTKSLDIIAKYNCKNITVLGIIISKHAVELLTQKYPHVNIYVAAMDEELNSKGYIIPGAGDAGDRLYRTK, encoded by the coding sequence ATGGCTGTAGTAGTTTCAAAAAATAACTTAGTTCAAGACTGATTAATCAAAGTAAGAGATAAGAATAGTGATAGTGTAACTTTCGGAAATAACTTAAAGAAGATCACTTTAGCTCTAGCTACAGAGGCTCATTCGGAGTTTCCAATGGAAGATACAACAGTTGAATCTCCCTTTGTTAGCTGTCCAGCTAAGAAAATCTCTAAACCCATTACTGTTATTCCGGTTCTTAGATCGGGATTGGCTATGTCAGATGCACTACAAACATTCTTTGAAGATTGTCAAACAGTACATGTAGGTATCTACAGAGATACCAATCTAAATGCTGTTAGTTACTATGAAAAGTTTCCAGAAGGTATTGAAAATTCAAAGGTTATTCTCTGTGACCCTCTAATTGCTACTGCTGTAACTCTTACTAAATCTCTAGATATTATTGCTAAGTACAACTGCAAGAATATTACAGTTCTAGGAATTATTATCTCCAAACATGCAGTAGAATTATTAACTCAAAAATATCCACATGTAAATATCTATGTTGCTGCAATGGATGAAGAACTTAACTCTAAAGGTTACATCATTCCTGGTGCTGGAGATGCAGGAGATAGACTATACAGAACTAAATAA
- the topA gene encoding type I DNA topoisomerase has translation MFIESPAKMKSISRYLAGTEIELFATYGHIREIKKNWIGRGEGMFNPQWDDSKRTVELDNKKVPIIEAIKRKASKASKIYLATDPDREGEAISWHIYSILNGEDKRKCSRAVFNEITEKAIKASLQNTREIDQAIINSYLARVLLDRLIGYKLSDYTRKKVGGASAGRVQSIALKFLVDREDEIKSFKKESWFVLKVELKNGLTLSTIQLNPEILSQVKLFKEQKRGIVWFQTKEDVEKLAKTLELNYRLVKIGEARKESINPPEALKTSSLYETAINKLGMRAAMVTQTAQKLYEGIPLGKESIALITYPRTDKTDLSEDFVSELKQYISAKYSEKYVSSDQDKKSRVVKKDKLVQGAHEGIRPVDLTMTPEKLEKYISPTTPEYKLYKLIWAITLSSFCSPAKNERKSYTFENNKNLFSVTKTTEIFDGFKKILREYGFSQEQEGEKTNLFEKLEEGQDYPKKQENIVEESTSPPSKYSEASLIKALEGKGIGRPSTYPVVTNIIKTRNYATFAKSKFEITELGYRVSKDLDKNFSNFISYDYTRLMEEELDNISQSKTDWKSFLQQVSEAWTKSFEKADKFEWVEDRVCPECKEKLVYRHTKWGKRFIGCTGFPACKYSEFPKEEPPEKLDTLCPNCKTNLVKKVSRKTGKTFNACPNFPKCTYIEGRKEKGKSEFVEGKSCPKCSGKLVYKYSTKRNSRFISCSNYPRCRHIESAED, from the coding sequence ATGTTTATTGAGTCTCCAGCAAAAATGAAGAGCATAAGTAGATATCTTGCAGGTACAGAGATAGAACTCTTTGCTACCTATGGACATATTAGAGAGATTAAGAAAAATTGAATTGGCAGGGGAGAAGGAATGTTTAATCCTCAGTGAGATGATAGCAAGAGAACAGTAGAGCTAGACAACAAAAAAGTACCTATTATTGAAGCCATTAAGAGAAAAGCTAGTAAGGCTTCTAAGATCTATCTAGCTACTGACCCAGATAGAGAGGGAGAGGCTATCTCTTGACACATCTACTCAATACTTAATGGAGAGGATAAAAGAAAGTGTTCTAGAGCTGTTTTCAATGAGATTACTGAAAAAGCCATTAAAGCTTCACTACAAAACACTAGAGAGATAGATCAAGCAATTATTAACTCTTATTTAGCAAGAGTATTGCTAGATAGACTAATAGGTTACAAGCTATCTGACTATACAAGAAAGAAGGTTGGTGGCGCTTCAGCAGGTAGAGTTCAATCCATTGCACTTAAGTTTTTAGTTGATAGAGAAGATGAGATCAAATCCTTTAAGAAAGAGAGCTGATTTGTCTTAAAGGTTGAGTTAAAGAATGGATTAACTCTCTCAACTATTCAGTTAAATCCAGAGATACTCTCACAAGTAAAGCTCTTTAAAGAACAAAAGAGGGGAATAGTTTGATTTCAAACAAAAGAAGATGTAGAGAAACTAGCTAAGACTCTAGAGCTTAACTACAGATTAGTAAAGATAGGAGAAGCTAGAAAGGAGTCTATTAATCCCCCAGAAGCTCTTAAGACCTCTTCTTTATATGAAACAGCCATTAATAAGTTAGGTATGAGAGCGGCTATGGTTACTCAAACAGCTCAAAAGCTGTATGAGGGAATTCCCTTAGGTAAAGAATCAATAGCTCTTATTACCTACCCGAGAACAGATAAGACAGATCTTTCAGAAGATTTTGTCTCAGAACTTAAACAATATATCTCAGCTAAATACTCCGAGAAATACGTCAGTTCCGATCAAGATAAGAAATCAAGAGTAGTAAAGAAAGATAAGTTGGTTCAAGGAGCTCATGAAGGTATTAGACCAGTTGATCTCACAATGACTCCTGAAAAGTTAGAGAAATATATTTCCCCTACTACTCCTGAATACAAACTCTATAAGTTAATCTGAGCTATTACCCTCTCATCTTTTTGCTCTCCAGCAAAAAATGAAAGAAAGAGCTATACCTTTGAAAACAACAAGAATCTCTTTAGTGTCACTAAGACCACAGAGATATTTGATGGTTTTAAGAAGATACTAAGAGAGTATGGTTTCTCTCAAGAACAAGAAGGGGAGAAAACCAATCTATTTGAAAAGCTAGAAGAAGGTCAAGACTATCCCAAGAAACAAGAGAATATAGTAGAAGAGAGTACTTCTCCTCCCTCTAAATACAGTGAAGCTAGCTTAATTAAAGCTTTAGAGGGTAAAGGAATAGGAAGACCTTCTACCTACCCTGTAGTTACCAACATTATCAAAACTAGAAATTATGCTACTTTCGCCAAAAGCAAGTTTGAGATCACAGAGTTAGGTTACAGAGTCTCTAAAGATCTAGATAAAAACTTCTCAAACTTTATCTCTTATGACTACACAAGATTAATGGAAGAAGAATTAGACAATATCTCTCAATCTAAGACTGATTGAAAGTCATTCTTACAACAAGTATCTGAGGCTTGAACTAAGTCTTTTGAGAAAGCAGATAAATTTGAGTGAGTTGAGGATAGAGTTTGTCCAGAGTGCAAAGAGAAATTAGTTTATAGACATACTAAGTGAGGTAAGAGATTTATTGGTTGTACAGGTTTTCCAGCCTGTAAATACTCTGAATTCCCGAAAGAAGAACCTCCAGAGAAGTTAGATACACTATGCCCCAACTGCAAAACCAATTTAGTTAAAAAGGTAAGTAGAAAGACTGGAAAGACTTTTAATGCTTGCCCTAACTTTCCTAAATGTACCTATATAGAGGGAAGAAAAGAGAAAGGAAAGAGTGAGTTTGTTGAAGGAAAAAGTTGTCCTAAGTGTTCCGGAAAGCTAGTTTATAAATATTCAACAAAGAGAAATAGTAGATTTATCTCTTGTTCTAACTATCCGCGTTGTAGACACATAGAGAGTGCAGAAGATTAA